The sequence below is a genomic window from Armatimonadota bacterium.
ACTGATGGTTCGTCTCCTTCGAGAGGCGAGGGAAGGTCATGGCATAACGCAAGAGCAAGTTGCACAGAAACTAGACATAACGGCTTCGATGCTCTCGAAGTGGGAACTTGGACAACGGCGGATTGACCTGCGTGAATTGTCCCTATATCTTCAAGCATGCGGTGTTGACATCGTTGAGTTCGTCAGTTCCTGGCAACAAGCTATCGGTGACGGCGATGGAACCATAAGTCTCAAGAAGGGCAGACCTGGCGCACGCAATTAGTCCGTCGCCATGAAATGATAGTTAGCTTTGCCCAATTGAATTTGGCTGGGAACTCGCTGAACTTTCGAACTGAGGCACCGCACTATTTAAACGGTTGGCCTCAAAAAGAGCTTTGCGCTTCTCACGTTCTTCTTCCATTCGCTCCTGTTCAAACAGGCGATTCTCAAGAACAGACATATCAAGCTTCTTCACATCAACTTCTTTTCTGTCAAAGTACACTTTGAGCTCGTTGAGGTATGTAAGGCTAGGAGGACGGAAAGTTTTCAACTTTCTTTTCGTAACGAATACATCGGAAGCAAGTGCTTCCTCAGCATCAACCAGAGCACGAAGGTCACTTATCAATGCAGATGCATGGCCATATGCATCCCCAGCTTGACCATATTCAAACGACCTCGCGTCAAGGGTGAATCCTAAGCTTCCATCCATTACAAAACTTACATAGGAACTAAGGTGCTTGTCTGGAAGGTTGCACCAGTCGGGAATCAACCCATATTTCTCGGCTTCAAGAAGTGCCTCATCAGACAGTCGTGCGAAGTTATCGACATGACGCTCATAATTTGCTTGAGACCTTAAAGCTACTTCTTCAAGATTCGACTTTTTGTTGAGGTCAGAATAACGGGCATCACCCGCCGCAGACCTTGCTCCAACCACCGCGGCGATTAACCTTCGAAGTGTATCGGCCTTTTCCAAGTGGCGGTCCCGAGTGCGAACAGCAATGGCATGTCGACGGTCGATACCTTCCTTATATTTGGCAACCAGGATATTCCCGAGAATTGTTCCTCCTCCAATCGTGAGGAGGACAGGAATAAGAATTGTCCACCAATTAACTGCTTGTTGCGTCGCGTCAGCCACTTCCTAATATTTAACTACGGAATGAGGGCATCGGGTCGTTACACACAGCAAAACTGAATTCGTTGACGGCAACAAAGACATAACTCTCTGGCCAACATTACGCGCCTCCGTGTAAGCTGTGTGCGGATGCGGATAACTAAGCAGCCGAGTGGTGGTTCAAGCAGAACGGGAGGCCGAGGCGAATTCGAATTAGCGGAAGACGTTCCCGGTGGGCCTCGAGTAACGGACCTTTTTGAACATGACCTCATTCTGCAATATGGTTCTGTTGAACTGCCAACCGGAATATTTCTGACCAAACAAGGTGGTAAACGACGCCTCCGACTTCGAAACAATCGTGAGACTTTCCACATTGGGAGGCAAGCCGCGGCAATCCTGATGTTGCCAACACCAATTAGAGATGAGGCAAGACTTGAGGGCGGTCAACCAGTGCTCCGTTCGGACGGTTACTTGCTCCACCATATAGAATTGGAAGAAGTTGAGGTCCTTAGACCAGTCACTTTAGAGGATGGCGTCGTGAAATCTCCGGGCCTATTTAGAGCCAGAGCCAATACCATCATTTATGGCAATCAGGCGTTCCAAGCTGAGACATTGGCGATAGGACAACGTGTAAAAGAAATAGAACTCTTATGGCATGCCCGCAATAGCTTCCCAAGCGACCTCTCTAATCTTCTTGCGATGCACGAGTCTGCAGTTAAGTCTGGCTCGGCCGTGCCAAAAGCGCTGACCCAAATCGTTGAGTCCATTCAGAAAACGTTCGCAGCATTCTCTGCCGACATGGGAGTTGTCTACAGCGAACGCGAAGACGTCGTTCCAGCTATGCTCCGAGCCCTCCGGGAAGAAGTGGATGAGAAGGACAAGCCTCTATCCCTCGAGCAAATCCCACCGGACCAGTTGGACATTCGCCGGCGTGAAATCGAAAAGTGGCAAACCTGGGCAAGGCGACGCGGACCTCAGAGTACAAAGTTTAAACGGGAGGTTAGGGAGGCATACGATTGGACATGCCTCGTTTGCGGAAATAGATTTCCTCCAACTGACATAAGCCGCAATCCTGGAGTAGATGCTGCTCACATTTTGCCGTGGTCAGATTTTGACCTTGACCATGTAAGCAATGGTCTATGTTTGTGCAAACTTCATCACTGGGCGTTCGATGAGGGAATTCTTAGGATTGTTCACAGAGAAGGACAATACTTAGTCGAACTGGCTCCAGGTGCTGAAGAGCGCATTCTGCAACCCCAGTTTTCGCTAGAATCGTTGCGAGCGGTGACGGGAGTTATTCCGTCCTACAGACTTCCCAATGCTATTGCGGAAAGACCGAATCCACTATTGCTAAGCAGGCTATACGAGGAGCTGAACTAAGCTCGAGCGAGCAGAAGTTCTTTTTCTTGGTCAACATCGACAACCTCATGTTCGAAAGGCATCTGTGTTCCAAGGTAGAGCATCATACGCTCGGCTAGCCACTCGGCCACTGGAACTGTCACAGCGTTTCCAAGTGCGTGGTACCGCAACGAATCAAGTTTGTCTATGTCGGCCGGTTGCTCGTCGGGTAAAGTCCAATCCGTGGGAAAACCCTGAATCCCCTCACATTCCTTTGGCGTAAGACGCCTTACACGGCCGTCAGGATATGTCACATATGTTCGACTCCAGTCTGTGCCAGTGTGCCTGGCCGAACAAGCATATAAACAATAAGCTAGTCCTTGGACGATTGGTCCTTTGACAGAATCTCCAAAGCTGCTCTTAAAGGGGGAAATAGACTCCTTCCCATTCGGTCGGCGCGGCGCATCATTCCCGACGCTGCATTCGGGCTCAAAAAGTATCTTTGCGGAACCTCCCCGGTCTCGATGACATCCAACAATAAAGACTCTTTGGCGCGACTGGGCGACTCCGAAGTGTCGAGAATTAAGCACTCGCCATCCCACGCTATACCCGAGGTCGGCCAACGTGCGAACAACGATTCCGAAGTCCCGTCCGTCGTGGGAAGAGAGAAGTCCCGGAACGTTCTCGATAAGAAGAACTCGGGGAAGTTGCTCTCCAACGAGTCTCGCAAACTCGTAGAAGAGTCCTGAACGACTTCCTCGCAAGCCGTCACGTTTACCCATTCGGGCGAGTGAGACGTCTTGGCAGGGAAATCCTCCAACCCAGATGTCAGCGGCAGGGACATCTGCGGCTGTAACTTTTTTGATGTCTGTTTTCCTTTTGACATTGCTCCAGTTCTTCTCCAGAATAGTATTGCAAAACGTATCTATTTCGCACTGAAATGCGATTT
It includes:
- the dcm gene encoding DNA (cytosine-5-)-methyltransferase; protein product: MSTVVKPKVASFFSGIGGFDLGFQRAGYEIAFQCEIDTFCNTILEKNWSNVKRKTDIKKVTAADVPAADIWVGGFPCQDVSLARMGKRDGLRGSRSGLFYEFARLVGEQLPRVLLIENVPGLLSSHDGRDFGIVVRTLADLGYSVGWRVLNSRHFGVAQSRQRVFIVGCHRDRGGSAKILFEPECSVGNDAPRRPNGKESISPFKSSFGDSVKGPIVQGLAYCLYACSARHTGTDWSRTYVTYPDGRVRRLTPKECEGIQGFPTDWTLPDEQPADIDKLDSLRYHALGNAVTVPVAEWLAERMMLYLGTQMPFEHEVVDVDQEKELLLARA
- a CDS encoding helix-turn-helix domain-containing protein; the encoded protein is MVKSIYSNEYKLMVRLLREAREGHGITQEQVAQKLDITASMLSKWELGQRRIDLRELSLYLQACGVDIVEFVSSWQQAIGDGDGTISLKKGRPGARN